The following proteins are co-located in the Spirosoma montaniterrae genome:
- a CDS encoding phosphatidylserine decarboxylase family protein: MRLHREGYTIMLTTGLVLLALNLLAYFYLFSDNSIAISLLAAASLVLFGLIVQFFRVPNRQLTLSDRQVIAPADGTVVVIEETDESEYFKARRRQISIFMSPLNVHVNRNPVSGIVRYFKYYPGKYLVAWHPKSSTENERTTVVIETANGVEVLFRQIAGAVARRIRWYVKENQPVEQGQEMGFIKFGSRVDVFIPLDAEVKVNIGDRMKGGVTVLAELP; the protein is encoded by the coding sequence ATGCGTTTACATCGCGAAGGATACACCATTATGCTGACAACAGGGCTGGTACTACTAGCTCTGAATTTGCTGGCTTATTTTTACCTATTTTCCGATAACTCAATTGCTATCAGCCTGTTAGCAGCAGCCAGTTTAGTACTATTCGGGTTGATTGTGCAGTTTTTTCGGGTGCCTAACCGGCAGTTGACCCTGAGCGACCGGCAGGTAATTGCCCCCGCCGACGGTACGGTTGTAGTGATTGAAGAAACCGACGAAAGCGAGTATTTCAAAGCACGTCGGCGGCAGATTTCTATTTTTATGTCGCCCCTCAACGTACACGTTAACCGAAATCCGGTGTCAGGCATTGTCCGGTACTTTAAATATTACCCTGGCAAGTACTTAGTGGCCTGGCATCCGAAATCGAGCACCGAAAACGAGCGGACAACCGTAGTTATCGAAACGGCGAACGGCGTGGAAGTGCTGTTCCGGCAAATTGCCGGAGCCGTAGCCCGGCGAATTCGCTGGTATGTTAAAGAAAATCAGCCTGTTGAACAGGGACAGGAAATGGGGTTCATCAAATTTGGCTCCCGCGTCGATGTCTTTATACCATTAGACGCCGAAGTGAAAGTTAACATCGGCGACCGTATGAAAGGCGGGGTCACGGTGCTGGCCGAATTGCCTTGA
- a CDS encoding SMP-30/gluconolactonase/LRE family protein — protein sequence MNEVYVLSAGLRFPEGPAFDASNRLWCVEQEGESLYCRDADGTEKRIKTGGRPNGAVAQGDYIWFCDSGQNAIRRIHCQTEQLETMVTAVNGKPLDMPNDLCFDRWGNLLFTCPGPSDTKHAGYVAVCTPEGFVDIVADNLLYPNGLTFLPDGRTLLIAETHQQRIWQGYWDEESLSWENIRVWTTVIDAPADATTPGPDGMTIDADGCLYVAVFGAGIIRVFTGEGEFSRDIKLPGQNPTNCIFDPSGRLGLIVTEAERGELLSIRL from the coding sequence ATGAACGAGGTGTATGTGTTGTCAGCAGGATTACGCTTTCCCGAAGGCCCAGCGTTCGACGCATCGAATCGCTTGTGGTGTGTTGAGCAGGAAGGTGAAAGCTTATACTGTCGGGATGCTGACGGTACAGAAAAACGAATAAAAACGGGCGGGCGTCCCAACGGAGCCGTAGCGCAGGGCGATTATATCTGGTTTTGCGATTCGGGCCAAAATGCAATCCGGCGCATTCATTGCCAGACAGAACAGCTTGAGACGATGGTTACTGCTGTGAATGGGAAACCGCTGGACATGCCCAATGATTTATGTTTCGACCGCTGGGGCAACCTGCTCTTCACCTGCCCCGGCCCGTCTGACACAAAACACGCGGGCTATGTAGCCGTTTGTACACCAGAAGGTTTTGTCGACATAGTTGCCGACAATTTGCTGTATCCCAATGGGTTAACATTTCTGCCAGACGGTAGAACGCTGCTTATCGCTGAAACCCATCAGCAGCGTATCTGGCAGGGCTACTGGGACGAAGAATCTCTTAGCTGGGAAAATATTCGCGTCTGGACAACCGTAATCGACGCCCCCGCCGATGCTACCACTCCCGGACCCGATGGCATGACCATCGACGCAGACGGTTGTTTGTATGTGGCTGTATTTGGCGCAGGTATTATTCGGGTGTTTACGGGCGAGGGTGAATTCTCGCGTGACATTAAGCTGCCGGGACAAAATCCAACCAATTGCATATTCGATCCATCGGGCCGTTTGGGATTAATTGTCACCGAAGCCGAGCGGGGCGAATTGCTATCCATTCGTCTCTGA
- a CDS encoding Glu/Leu/Phe/Val family dehydrogenase, which produces MGYIEPAPIKDKENPLESMMSRFDAAARLLGISDEMYDILKVPARQVIVGLPVTMDNGSIRVFEGYRVIHSNILGPAKGGIRLDPGVHLDEVRALAAWMTWKCAVVDIPYGGAKGGIACNPREMSPGEIERLIRAYTVQMLDVFGPDRDIPAPDMGTGPREMAWIVDEYSKAKGMTVNAVVTGKPLVLGGSLGRTEATGRGVTVAALAAMDKLRMNPYRTTAAIQGFGNVGSFAAELLQERGVTVKAVSDISGGYYNDKGIDIDAAIAYRNANKGTLEGFTGAEKISNEELLSLAVDVLVPAAKEDVITDDNADQIQAKMIVEGANGPTSASADEIINSKGILVVPDILANAGGVTVSYFEWVQNRIGYKWTLDRINRRADRVMKDAFDRVFETSQKYQVPMRLAAYMVAIDKVASTYKFRGGY; this is translated from the coding sequence AGACGAAATGTACGATATATTGAAAGTGCCCGCCCGGCAGGTGATTGTTGGGTTGCCCGTTACGATGGATAACGGCAGCATTCGGGTATTTGAAGGCTATCGGGTTATTCACTCCAATATTCTTGGCCCAGCCAAAGGCGGCATCCGGCTCGATCCGGGCGTTCATCTTGATGAAGTTCGCGCATTAGCCGCCTGGATGACCTGGAAATGCGCCGTTGTCGATATCCCGTATGGTGGAGCCAAAGGCGGTATCGCCTGCAACCCCCGCGAGATGTCGCCCGGCGAAATTGAACGGCTGATCCGCGCCTATACCGTTCAGATGCTCGACGTATTTGGCCCCGACCGCGACATTCCGGCTCCCGACATGGGCACCGGCCCACGCGAAATGGCCTGGATCGTTGACGAGTACTCGAAAGCTAAAGGCATGACAGTCAATGCGGTAGTTACAGGCAAGCCGCTCGTGCTGGGTGGGTCGCTGGGACGCACCGAGGCCACGGGCCGGGGCGTTACGGTGGCCGCGCTGGCTGCTATGGACAAGTTGCGGATGAATCCCTATCGTACTACAGCCGCTATTCAGGGGTTCGGTAACGTAGGCTCATTTGCTGCTGAGTTATTGCAGGAGCGTGGTGTTACGGTAAAAGCAGTCAGCGATATTTCGGGCGGTTATTATAACGACAAAGGCATCGATATCGACGCGGCCATTGCTTATCGAAACGCTAACAAAGGAACACTGGAAGGCTTCACGGGTGCCGAAAAAATATCGAACGAGGAACTGCTCTCGCTGGCCGTTGACGTGTTGGTGCCTGCTGCTAAGGAAGACGTAATTACCGACGACAATGCCGATCAGATTCAGGCTAAAATGATTGTTGAAGGAGCCAATGGCCCTACTTCGGCTTCGGCAGACGAGATTATCAACAGTAAAGGTATTCTGGTTGTACCCGATATTCTGGCAAATGCTGGCGGGGTAACGGTATCCTATTTCGAGTGGGTGCAGAATCGCATCGGTTATAAATGGACACTCGACCGCATCAACCGCCGGGCCGACCGTGTTATGAAAGATGCTTTCGACCGCGTTTTCGAGACGTCGCAGAAATATCAGGTGCCGATGCGTTTGGCCGCTTATATGGTTGCCATCGACAAAGTAGCCAGCACCTATAAGTTTCGGGGTGGATATTGA